The proteins below come from a single bacterium genomic window:
- a CDS encoding DUF1320 domain-containing protein — protein MPTIPYCTKADIYPDQISISMVIKLTDDSGLKTEMDETLEAVVDKAIIDASAEIDGYCQKLYAVPLTPVPELIRKYAVDMAIYNLYARRDIEIPEIRKDRHHQAIAYLKLVTEGKAALGAATPVADSPPNEVSISSNSAVFTRANMEGF, from the coding sequence ATGCCAACGATACCCTATTGCACCAAAGCCGATATTTACCCGGATCAGATTTCCATTTCGATGGTTATCAAGCTTACGGATGACAGCGGGCTGAAGACCGAAATGGACGAGACCCTGGAGGCCGTCGTCGATAAGGCGATAATTGACGCCAGCGCGGAGATCGACGGCTATTGCCAGAAGCTGTATGCCGTGCCGCTGACTCCGGTGCCGGAGCTGATCCGAAAGTACGCCGTGGATATGGCCATTTATAACCTTTATGCCAGGCGTGATATCGAGATACCGGAAATCCGTAAAGACCGGCACCATCAGGCAATCGCTTATCTCAAGCTGGTCACCGAGGGCAAGGCTGCCCTGGGGGCCGCGACTCCGGTGGCTGATTCTCCTCCCAATGAAGTGAGCATCAGCTCGAATAGCGCTGTTTTCACCAGGGCTAACATGGAGGGATTTTGA
- a CDS encoding HI1506-related protein: protein MLRIVSKKEGFCRCGVRHSEKPVDYPDGRFTDEQVARLKADPMLIVLEIPAQVSSQEDASAANGKLEGPVADDGSEPSGPAKGKKGK, encoded by the coding sequence ATGTTACGGATCGTGTCAAAAAAAGAGGGCTTTTGCCGGTGCGGGGTCCGGCATTCCGAGAAGCCAGTCGATTACCCCGATGGACGGTTCACCGATGAGCAGGTTGCGCGGCTCAAGGCTGATCCGATGCTGATTGTGCTGGAAATCCCAGCACAGGTCAGCAGCCAGGAGGATGCCTCTGCTGCCAATGGCAAGCTAGAGGGACCTGTCGCTGATGATGGTTCGGAGCCATCCGGCCCCGCGAAGGGGAAAAAGGGGAAATAG
- a CDS encoding Mu-like prophage major head subunit gpT family protein, which translates to MSIVKGTITAAMLASIYKTNSALFNQAMEITQVYWPAFASLAPSTSKTQDYAWLGAFPMLREWLGDRVLQNLMLHGYSITNKDYEGTIEIDRNDILDDNIGVYKSPIQELGRSSKVHPDYLLAGLLAAGFTTICYDGQYFFDTDHPVGSSTVSNYGGGAGTAWYLFDTSRFIKPLIYQERQSPQFVAMDSITDENVFMRKKYRYGVDYRGNVGYGLWQLAYASKDTLDATNYAAARSAMMAFKNDNGVPLGIMPDLLVYPPSLDGNAREILLAERNQAGATNVYYNTAKPLCLPWLS; encoded by the coding sequence ATGAGCATTGTCAAGGGTACGATTACAGCGGCGATGCTGGCGTCGATCTATAAGACTAACAGCGCGCTCTTTAACCAGGCGATGGAGATCACGCAGGTGTACTGGCCTGCCTTCGCCAGCCTGGCGCCATCCACGAGCAAGACTCAGGATTACGCCTGGCTGGGCGCTTTTCCGATGCTCCGGGAGTGGCTGGGGGACAGGGTGCTGCAAAACCTGATGCTGCATGGTTACAGCATCACAAACAAGGACTACGAGGGCACCATCGAAATTGACAGGAACGACATCCTGGATGACAACATCGGCGTCTACAAGTCGCCTATTCAGGAGCTGGGCAGAAGTTCCAAGGTTCACCCTGATTATTTGCTCGCGGGGCTTCTTGCTGCAGGATTTACTACTATCTGCTATGACGGCCAGTACTTTTTCGACACCGATCACCCGGTCGGCTCTTCCACTGTCAGCAACTATGGCGGAGGAGCCGGGACGGCCTGGTATCTGTTCGACACCAGCCGGTTTATCAAACCGCTCATCTACCAGGAGCGCCAGAGCCCGCAGTTTGTGGCAATGGACTCCATCACCGACGAGAATGTGTTTATGCGCAAGAAGTACCGCTATGGAGTCGATTACCGGGGAAATGTCGGCTATGGATTGTGGCAGTTGGCTTACGCCAGCAAGGATACGCTCGATGCGACTAACTACGCGGCGGCCAGGTCGGCCATGATGGCCTTCAAGAACGATAATGGAGTCCCCCTGGGAATCATGCCTGACTTACTGGTTTATCCGCCGTCCCTCGATGGCAACGCGCGGGAAATTCTGCTGGCGGAGAGAAACCAGGCCGGAGCAACCAACGTGTATTACAACACCGCCAAGCCGCTGTGTCTGCCGTGGCTGTCGTAA
- a CDS encoding phage protease → MGEEKEKGHHRDTETQRDETVITITMEASPSAPSEFLIFPLGQVTGIGMEPFTVDEASIESVRAAHRAKGVDTVIDYEHQTLTGGIAPAAGWIKEFFFDGTGLACRVDWTEPAREMIKNRQYRYYSPVVGLDKTRRLVAIQSMALTNLPRGNNLVPLVMKALDSQTNVKEEIMLKQVLVLLGLPEDTSEEKALLAMKARLNQPVIGQEIMSALNLPPEATSMDVLGAIQGLKTSGLRFPVACTEIMTELGLAAAATKSEAIATIRALKQPQTAGISVEEFQAMKEKLARQEADGLVTEAMKAGKVTAAQKDWATAYAKGDPAGFKMFVEKAPVVVMMKDVGAGDPPAGETRAEITETDRVVMKQMGMSEEDFKKYYRPVG, encoded by the coding sequence ATGGGTGAAGAAAAAGAAAAAGGACACCACAGAGACACAGAGACACAGAGAGATGAAACCGTAATCACCATCACGATGGAGGCATCGCCCTCTGCTCCGAGTGAGTTTTTGATCTTCCCCCTGGGCCAGGTTACCGGAATCGGCATGGAGCCGTTTACCGTCGATGAGGCATCCATCGAATCGGTCAGGGCTGCACACCGGGCAAAGGGAGTTGATACCGTAATCGATTACGAGCATCAAACCCTGACCGGAGGGATCGCACCGGCTGCGGGCTGGATAAAAGAATTTTTCTTTGACGGCACCGGCCTGGCCTGCCGGGTTGACTGGACCGAACCGGCCAGGGAGATGATTAAAAACCGGCAATACCGGTATTACAGCCCTGTAGTTGGGCTGGATAAGACCAGGAGGCTGGTCGCTATCCAAAGCATGGCCTTGACTAATCTGCCCAGGGGTAACAATTTGGTGCCCCTGGTGATGAAGGCTTTAGATTCTCAAACCAACGTAAAGGAGGAAATCATGTTAAAGCAAGTATTAGTCTTGCTGGGCCTTCCGGAAGACACCAGCGAAGAAAAAGCCCTGCTGGCCATGAAAGCCAGGCTGAATCAGCCGGTGATCGGCCAGGAAATTATGTCGGCCCTGAATCTGCCTCCGGAGGCAACCAGCATGGATGTTCTCGGAGCGATCCAGGGGCTCAAAACTTCCGGTCTGCGTTTTCCAGTCGCCTGCACGGAAATCATGACTGAGCTTGGCCTGGCGGCGGCGGCAACCAAGTCGGAAGCCATCGCCACGATTCGCGCTCTTAAGCAGCCTCAGACTGCCGGGATTTCGGTGGAAGAGTTCCAGGCCATGAAGGAGAAGCTGGCCAGGCAGGAGGCCGACGGACTGGTCACCGAGGCAATGAAGGCGGGCAAGGTCACGGCGGCACAGAAGGATTGGGCAACGGCTTATGCCAAAGGTGATCCGGCAGGGTTTAAGATGTTCGTCGAAAAGGCCCCGGTGGTGGTGATGATGAAGGATGTCGGGGCCGGAGATCCGCCTGCAGGCGAAACCAGGGCCGAGATCACTGAAACCGACCGGGTGGTTATGAAACAGATGGGCATGAGCGAGGAAGATTTCAAGAAGTATTACCGGCCTGTGGGGTAA